In one Silene latifolia isolate original U9 population chromosome 10, ASM4854445v1, whole genome shotgun sequence genomic region, the following are encoded:
- the LOC141607953 gene encoding uncharacterized protein LOC141607953: MEHYTIKAGYQWLKPDGALVTWFPWMLNDWIIPKHSFCCWLIAHRRLLTLDRLMKMNIVQGNTCFLCGLQEESIDHLFFLCPYSAQCHRLVAEWCKVQLPMQDCISWWIKYRQAAACKKKVLDVVLACLMYHLWHCRNSCRLEGYVLRPKCLVGNVMSNVRMRLAQCDIKSRSNSALSWVEYLRSN, encoded by the coding sequence ATGGAGCATTATACTATAAAAGCGGGGTATCAGTGGCTAAAACCTGATGGGGCTTTGGTGACTTGGTTCCCTTGGATGCTGAATGATTGGATTATACCTAAACATTCCTTTTGTTGCTGGTTGATAGCTCATAGGAGGCTCTTGACTCTTGACAGGCTTATGAAAATGAATATAGTGCAGGGAAATACGTGTTTCCTGTGTGGGTTGCAGGAAGAAAGCATTGATCATCTGTTCTTCTTATGCCCTTACAGTGCTCAATGTCACCGTCTGGTTGCAGAATGGTGTAAGGTCCAGCTGCCAATGCAGGACTGCATCAGCTGGTGGATAAAATATAGACAAGCAGCTGCTTGTAAAAAGAAGGTGCTGGATGTGGTTTTGGCGTGCCTGATGTATCATTTATGGCATTGTAGGAACAGTTGTAGGCTTGAGGGGTATGTTCTGAGGCCAAAGTGTCTAGTAGGCAATGTTATGTCTAATGTTAGAATGAGATTAGCTCAATGTGATATCAAAAGTCGTAGTAACTCTGCCTTGTCTTGGGTAGAGTATCTTCGAAGTAATTGA